The proteins below come from a single Candidatus Flexicrinis affinis genomic window:
- a CDS encoding flavodoxin → MLNVLVAFASKHHATEGIAQAIGRAIEEPGVIKVDVRPADTVHEIRSYDAAIIGSAVYIGRWQGSASDLLINFEPDLRNRPVWLFSSGPTGGGDPEETLEGWEFPDALRAVAERIGVRDIVVFHGKLDPADLNFIERATIRMVKAPLGDYRDWDAIHEWAVGIKAALKVLVPER, encoded by the coding sequence ATGCTAAACGTCCTTGTCGCCTTCGCCTCAAAGCACCACGCGACAGAAGGGATTGCGCAAGCCATCGGCAGAGCGATCGAGGAACCCGGCGTCATCAAAGTCGACGTGCGTCCGGCAGACACCGTCCACGAAATCCGGTCATACGATGCGGCCATTATTGGCAGCGCGGTCTATATCGGCCGTTGGCAAGGCAGCGCCTCGGACCTGCTCATCAATTTCGAGCCCGACCTGCGTAACCGGCCCGTCTGGTTGTTCTCCAGCGGCCCAACCGGCGGGGGCGACCCTGAAGAGACGCTCGAAGGCTGGGAGTTTCCCGATGCGCTGCGGGCAGTGGCGGAGCGCATCGGCGTGCGCGATATCGTGGTGTTCCACGGCAAGCTCGATCCCGCCGACCTGAATTTCATCGAACGCGCGACGATCCGCATGGTCAAGGCCCCGCTGGGCGACTATCGCGATTGGGACGCCATTCATGAGTGGGCGGTCGGCATCAAAGCCGCGCTGAAGGTTCTGGTGCCGGAGCGGTAG
- a CDS encoding alpha/beta fold hydrolase: MAFLIFMAMLVALISALPVLLLFFVTAVPIWVATLLAAADIGIVIAFFRFERTPALVLGAIAGWIGVAVLAVILSQAYASTPAITDESGSMVPGSIATLETVDLNGSTQWVTIRGHSTDLPVLLFLAGGPGGSELVMTRRYLGDLEQHFVVVNWDQPGTGKSYNAVPFDELTPERVVSDAHALTLYLRDRFGQDKIYVFGESWGSILGVMLVQAYPDLFHALVTTGQMVDPVENDTLMREFALELLREQGRTDSIARIEQDGPPPWAASELIGKFGAINGVINNYMEAHARGEGTGHNLFFDSLGAQEYGLLDKVYWVLGLANTFTTLYPQLNDVDFRTQASQLDVPVYMIKGRWDANAVNALTEEYFALLEAPHKELIYFEDSAHTPSWDEPQRFIDMMVNTVLAQREAGGE, translated from the coding sequence ATGGCGTTCCTCATCTTCATGGCCATGCTGGTTGCGCTGATCAGTGCGCTGCCAGTCCTCCTGCTGTTCTTTGTAACGGCCGTTCCAATCTGGGTCGCTACCCTGCTTGCCGCCGCCGATATCGGGATCGTCATCGCGTTCTTCCGGTTCGAACGCACGCCCGCGCTCGTCCTCGGCGCAATCGCCGGCTGGATCGGGGTGGCGGTGCTGGCCGTCATCCTCTCGCAGGCTTACGCGTCGACGCCGGCGATCACCGATGAGTCCGGGAGCATGGTGCCGGGCAGCATTGCCACGCTGGAGACGGTCGACCTGAACGGCAGCACGCAGTGGGTGACGATCCGCGGCCACAGCACCGATCTGCCCGTCCTGCTGTTTCTGGCGGGCGGACCGGGTGGCAGCGAACTGGTGATGACGCGCCGTTACTTGGGCGACCTCGAACAGCATTTCGTCGTCGTCAACTGGGACCAGCCCGGCACCGGCAAGTCGTACAACGCCGTGCCGTTCGATGAGTTGACGCCGGAACGGGTCGTCTCCGACGCGCACGCGCTCACCCTGTATCTGCGCGACCGCTTTGGTCAAGACAAGATCTACGTGTTTGGCGAGTCGTGGGGCAGCATCCTCGGCGTGATGCTCGTACAGGCATATCCCGACCTGTTCCACGCGCTGGTGACGACCGGCCAGATGGTCGACCCGGTCGAGAACGACACGCTGATGCGCGAGTTCGCGCTCGAACTGCTGCGCGAGCAGGGTCGCACCGACTCCATCGCCCGCATCGAGCAGGACGGCCCGCCGCCGTGGGCGGCCAGTGAACTGATCGGCAAATTCGGCGCGATCAACGGCGTGATCAACAACTACATGGAGGCCCACGCGCGCGGCGAAGGCACCGGCCACAACCTGTTCTTCGACTCGCTCGGGGCGCAGGAGTACGGCCTTCTCGACAAGGTGTACTGGGTGCTCGGGCTGGCGAACACGTTCACCACGCTCTACCCGCAGTTGAACGACGTTGACTTCCGCACACAGGCAAGTCAACTCGACGTGCCGGTGTACATGATCAAAGGTCGCTGGGACGCCAACGCGGTCAATGCGCTGACCGAGGAATACTTCGCGCTGCTGGAGGCCCCGCACAAGGAGCTGATCTACTTCGAAGACTCCGCGCACACACCCAGCTGGGACGAGCCGCAGCGCTTCATCGACATGATGGTCAACACGGTGTTGGCCCAGAGGGAAGCCGGCGGCGAGTAG